In a genomic window of Virgibacillus sp. SK37:
- the mreBH gene encoding rod-share determining protein MreBH, whose translation MLSTAEIGIDLGTANILIYSKTKGIVLNEPSVVAIDVNTKQVVAVGAEAKEMVGKTPKNIIPIRPLKDGVIADYDVTAQMLKEFLKKVSKKMGMSMRKPTVVVCTPSGSTTVERRAIHNAVSSYGAKQVHLIEEPVAAAIGADLPVDEPIANVIVDIGGGTSEVGIISFGGVVSCNSVRTGGDKMDEEIIHHIRKNYNILIGERTAENIKMEIGHAHPNHQEETMEIRGRDMVSGLPKTVTITSTEIYTALKESLEQILETVRATLENCPPELSGDIVDHGIVLTGGGSLLNGMQEWLANEIIVPVHLAPNPLESVAIGTGRALKMITKLQKATK comes from the coding sequence ATGTTATCAACTGCAGAAATAGGAATTGACCTTGGTACTGCTAATATACTTATATATTCAAAAACAAAAGGAATAGTTTTAAATGAGCCATCTGTAGTAGCTATCGATGTAAACACAAAGCAAGTTGTGGCTGTAGGAGCAGAAGCAAAGGAAATGGTCGGAAAAACTCCTAAGAATATTATCCCAATACGTCCCCTAAAAGATGGGGTAATAGCTGATTATGATGTAACTGCTCAAATGTTAAAAGAATTTTTGAAAAAAGTCAGTAAAAAAATGGGTATGTCTATGAGAAAACCTACTGTTGTCGTTTGTACTCCTTCTGGCAGTACTACTGTAGAACGTCGTGCCATTCATAATGCGGTATCAAGTTACGGAGCCAAACAGGTACACCTTATTGAAGAACCGGTCGCTGCTGCAATTGGTGCAGATTTACCAGTTGATGAACCCATCGCAAATGTGATTGTTGATATTGGCGGAGGGACTTCCGAAGTAGGTATTATATCTTTCGGTGGTGTCGTCTCTTGTAATTCTGTGCGAACCGGTGGGGATAAAATGGATGAAGAAATTATTCATCACATCCGAAAAAATTACAATATATTAATCGGCGAGCGTACTGCCGAAAATATTAAAATGGAAATCGGCCATGCCCATCCGAATCACCAAGAGGAAACAATGGAGATTCGCGGAAGGGATATGGTTTCAGGGCTTCCTAAAACAGTGACGATTACCTCTACCGAAATCTACACAGCATTAAAAGAATCATTGGAACAGATATTGGAAACAGTCCGTGCTACATTGGAGAACTGCCCACCTGAATTAAGTGGGGATATTGTAGACCATGGAATTGTCCTTACTGGGGGTGGTTCCTTGTTAAATGGCATGCAGGAATGGCTTGCCAATGAAATTATTGTCCCTGTACATTTAGCACCTAACCCGCTTGAGTCTGTAGCAATCGGAACAGGTAGAGCACTTAAAATGATTACTAAACTACAAAAAGCAACAAAATAG
- a CDS encoding CAP domain-containing protein, with protein sequence MLKKFGVVTALSTALLFGGTFQQTVDASANEQQTQIPTYKIYYSINGNLENMSGDQLNSILNKYLKNNSINWLNFDWNLNDGSKEEKAPEKEENTEKPVKQDKPVQKEEKLNKEEPNKEDTVKEDKPAKQEQAPVKEDKPAKQEQAPVKEDKPVKQPEAPVKQPAQPDKKEEQTNQTQSQQLSQFEQEVFELTNQERTKNGLAPLKVDVELSKVAREKSRDMAANNYFSHNSPTYGSPFDMMKQFGITYRAAGENIAKGQRTPEEVVNAWMNSEGHRANILSSKYTHIGIGYVEQGNHWTQQFIGK encoded by the coding sequence ATGCTTAAGAAATTTGGCGTAGTAACAGCGTTATCTACTGCATTATTATTCGGAGGAACATTTCAACAAACTGTGGATGCTTCAGCAAATGAGCAGCAAACACAGATTCCAACATATAAAATCTACTATTCTATAAATGGTAATTTGGAAAATATGTCAGGAGATCAATTGAATAGTATTCTAAATAAGTATCTTAAAAATAATAGTATCAATTGGTTGAATTTTGATTGGAATTTGAATGATGGAAGTAAAGAAGAAAAGGCACCAGAAAAAGAAGAAAATACAGAAAAGCCAGTGAAACAGGATAAACCTGTACAAAAAGAAGAAAAGCTAAATAAAGAAGAACCAAATAAAGAAGATACTGTAAAAGAAGACAAGCCTGCCAAGCAAGAGCAAGCGCCTGTAAAAGAAGACAAGCCTGCCAAGCAGGAGCAAGCGCCTGTAAAAGAAGACAAGCCAGTAAAACAACCAGAGGCACCTGTGAAGCAACCAGCTCAACCAGATAAGAAGGAAGAACAAACGAATCAAACACAATCACAGCAATTGAGTCAGTTTGAGCAGGAAGTATTTGAACTAACAAACCAAGAAAGAACAAAAAATGGTTTGGCACCACTAAAAGTGGATGTTGAATTGAGTAAGGTAGCACGTGAAAAATCTCGTGACATGGCTGCAAATAACTACTTTTCTCATAATAGCCCAACCTATGGTTCTCCATTCGATATGATGAAACAATTCGGTATTACGTACCGTGCAGCGGGAGAGAATATTGCTAAAGGACAACGTACCCCTGAGGAAGTTGTGAATGCATGGATGAACAGTGAAGGACACCGTGCGAATATCCTAAGCAGCAAATACACTCATATTGGTATTGGTTATGTAGAACAAGGAAATCATTGGACACAACAATTTATTGGTAAATAA
- a CDS encoding glutaminase translates to MVQGAANWNTEQTQEWLQNYVDDWVSFYRKQTAEGEVASYIPILQEANRDHLGISIIGKDGMTVRSGDTGIPFTIQSISKVLSFIVACMEKGLAYMLDRVDVEPTGEAFNSIMHLEMRKVQKPFNPLINAGAITVTSILEGNTSDEKLKPILDLMEKILGYRPALNVEVYESERDSSMRNRAIGYYLLETGFLESDLNITLETYFKQCSIEVTVDDLAKIGVVLANDGEDPKTGEEVIPRQITRLAKALMLTCGMYDASGKFAAYVGIPAKSGVSGGIVALAPPRVRDEDLPFINGCGIGVYGPALDDKGNSYAGIKLLRHIAKQWDLSIF, encoded by the coding sequence ATGGTACAAGGTGCAGCTAATTGGAATACAGAACAGACGCAGGAATGGTTGCAAAATTATGTAGATGATTGGGTTTCATTTTATCGTAAGCAAACAGCCGAGGGGGAAGTTGCTTCGTATATACCAATTTTGCAGGAAGCAAATCGAGATCATCTGGGAATATCTATTATTGGTAAAGATGGGATGACTGTACGCTCCGGTGATACCGGAATTCCGTTTACAATTCAGAGTATCTCGAAAGTACTTAGTTTTATTGTAGCATGTATGGAAAAAGGACTTGCCTATATGTTGGATCGAGTCGATGTAGAGCCAACTGGTGAGGCATTTAACTCTATTATGCACCTTGAAATGAGGAAGGTTCAAAAACCATTTAACCCCCTAATTAATGCAGGAGCTATTACAGTGACTTCTATTTTAGAGGGGAATACATCAGATGAAAAATTAAAACCTATTTTGGATTTAATGGAAAAAATCCTTGGTTATAGACCTGCCCTTAATGTAGAGGTATACGAATCAGAAAGAGATTCATCTATGCGGAACCGTGCAATAGGCTATTATTTGCTTGAAACAGGGTTTCTTGAATCAGATCTTAATATTACCCTGGAAACCTATTTCAAACAATGCTCTATTGAAGTGACGGTAGATGATCTGGCAAAAATAGGCGTTGTACTGGCGAATGATGGAGAGGATCCGAAAACTGGTGAGGAAGTCATCCCAAGACAAATAACACGTCTGGCAAAGGCATTAATGCTGACTTGTGGGATGTATGATGCCTCAGGAAAATTTGCTGCATATGTTGGTATACCAGCGAAAAGTGGTGTATCAGGAGGGATCGTTGCCCTTGCGCCACCAAGGGTACGTGATGAAGACCTACCGTTTATAAATGGCTGTGGTATTGGAGTATACGGTCCTGCCCTTGATGATAAAGGGAATAGCTATGCAGGCATAAAGCTGTTACGCCACATTGCCAAACAATGGGATCTGAGTATATTTTAA
- a CDS encoding SOS response-associated peptidase produces the protein MCGRYTLLAEELQILNEYQLEQDGIESYQPSYNIAPGQQVLAIIHDGRRKRAGYLRWGLVPSWAEDEKIGYKMINARSETAHQKPSFKKLMSRKRCLIVADSFYEWKKANGEKQPKRIHTSNRQLFAFAGLWDKWESRDKDVYTCTILTKDANNFMRDIHHRMPIILPKDKEDIWIRPEKQSPIEAHQFLASLSAEELTAYDVGTHVNSAKNNDAVCIEPIA, from the coding sequence ATGTGTGGACGCTACACGTTACTTGCAGAGGAATTGCAAATACTAAATGAATATCAATTGGAACAAGACGGAATAGAGTCTTATCAGCCCAGCTATAATATCGCACCGGGTCAACAAGTGCTGGCAATTATTCATGATGGGAGAAGGAAGCGGGCAGGTTACCTGCGTTGGGGTCTTGTTCCCTCATGGGCAGAAGATGAGAAAATTGGTTATAAAATGATCAATGCAAGAAGTGAGACGGCACATCAGAAACCAAGCTTTAAAAAATTAATGTCTAGAAAAAGATGTTTGATCGTCGCGGATAGTTTTTATGAATGGAAAAAAGCGAATGGAGAAAAACAACCTAAGCGAATTCATACAAGCAATCGACAATTATTTGCATTTGCAGGATTATGGGATAAATGGGAATCACGAGATAAAGATGTTTATACATGTACGATTTTAACAAAAGATGCCAACAATTTTATGAGGGATATCCATCATCGAATGCCAATTATTCTACCAAAAGATAAAGAGGATATATGGATAAGACCGGAAAAGCAGTCACCGATAGAAGCGCATCAATTTCTAGCTTCACTTTCTGCAGAAGAGCTTACGGCATATGATGTTGGAACACACGTTAATTCTGCGAAAAATAACGATGCGGTGTGTATTGAGCCGATAGCATAA
- a CDS encoding sodium:alanine symporter family protein has translation MNEILDAISGFVWGPPTLILIVGTGLYLTFRLGFLQFRVLPYALKLAFSPSKQDKKSKGDISHYQALTTAMAATIGTGNIVGVATAVVLGGPGAVFWMWLSALFGMATKYAEAILAVKYRVTNSKGEMSGGPMYYLERGLKAKWLGVLFAIFGACAAFGIGNMVQSNSVSDALERSFNVPGWATGIILTVLVGLVILGGIKSIGRVTAFFVPIMAALYVLGGLIIIIMNLDIVPAAIGLIFSDAFTGSALGGGILGTVIRYGVARGVFSNEAGLGSAPIAAAAAKTDYPGRQALVSMTQVFIDTIIVCSITGITIVMANMYGGDLSGGDLTAASFGKFLGDFGGMIVTIGIVLFAFSTLVGWSYYGEKCFGYLFSEKAIPYYRIVFVAAVFYGAIEKLSVVWAISDIMNALMAAPNLIGLLGLSGVVVYETKKFLKVAKEEKEQEKAQKAGRSA, from the coding sequence ATGAATGAAATTCTTGATGCAATCAGTGGCTTTGTCTGGGGCCCACCCACGTTAATTCTAATTGTGGGAACAGGCTTATATTTGACTTTTCGTCTGGGCTTTTTGCAATTCAGAGTATTGCCTTATGCGCTTAAGCTCGCTTTCAGTCCGTCCAAGCAGGACAAAAAGTCAAAAGGGGACATTAGTCACTATCAGGCGTTAACTACCGCCATGGCCGCAACCATAGGTACCGGTAATATTGTTGGTGTGGCAACAGCTGTGGTTTTAGGAGGACCTGGTGCAGTATTCTGGATGTGGCTTTCTGCTTTATTTGGAATGGCTACAAAGTATGCTGAAGCAATTTTAGCTGTTAAATACAGGGTGACAAACAGTAAAGGCGAAATGTCTGGTGGCCCGATGTATTACTTGGAAAGAGGTTTGAAAGCTAAATGGCTTGGCGTATTATTTGCTATATTTGGTGCATGTGCTGCCTTCGGTATAGGAAATATGGTTCAATCAAACTCAGTTTCTGATGCTTTAGAACGGTCTTTTAATGTACCCGGATGGGCAACTGGTATTATTCTTACTGTTTTAGTTGGTTTAGTTATTCTTGGGGGTATTAAAAGTATTGGGCGTGTAACTGCCTTTTTCGTTCCGATTATGGCGGCATTATACGTGCTTGGCGGATTAATTATTATCATTATGAATTTGGATATTGTACCAGCAGCGATTGGTTTAATCTTCTCAGATGCATTTACAGGTAGTGCACTTGGTGGCGGTATCCTAGGTACGGTTATACGTTATGGGGTCGCCCGTGGCGTGTTCTCAAACGAAGCTGGTTTAGGTTCTGCTCCAATTGCCGCGGCTGCCGCAAAAACGGACTATCCTGGGCGTCAGGCACTTGTTTCCATGACTCAGGTATTTATTGATACAATCATCGTTTGCTCTATTACTGGTATTACCATTGTTATGGCAAACATGTACGGCGGGGACCTTTCTGGCGGTGACTTAACTGCTGCCTCATTTGGTAAATTCCTCGGTGATTTCGGCGGCATGATTGTAACAATCGGAATTGTATTATTCGCATTCTCTACATTAGTTGGCTGGTCTTATTATGGAGAGAAATGCTTCGGTTATTTGTTCAGTGAAAAAGCTATTCCATACTATCGAATTGTTTTTGTTGCAGCTGTTTTCTATGGTGCCATCGAAAAGCTAAGCGTAGTATGGGCAATCTCCGATATAATGAATGCGCTCATGGCGGCACCAAACTTAATTGGTCTACTAGGTCTCTCCGGTGTCGTTGTATACGAAACAAAGAAGTTCTTGAAAGTAGCCAAAGAGGAAAAAGAACAAGAGAAAGCGCAGAAAGCAGGAAGAAGCGCTTAA
- a CDS encoding YtxH domain-containing protein — MAKRRLITGILLGAVAGGIATLFDRETRNYTKGKLKNVKAGSSYLIKNPSDAVHKVRVAFDEFNTKITSGSENAINALEQVESTLEKYTNKEGSSRIE; from the coding sequence ATGGCAAAACGCAGATTAATTACCGGAATTTTATTAGGAGCAGTAGCAGGTGGCATAGCAACATTATTTGACAGAGAAACGAGAAATTATACAAAAGGTAAGCTTAAAAATGTAAAAGCTGGGTCCAGTTATCTTATTAAAAACCCTTCAGATGCTGTACATAAAGTCCGTGTAGCTTTTGATGAATTTAATACGAAAATTACCAGTGGTTCAGAGAATGCAATTAATGCATTGGAACAAGTAGAATCAACCTTGGAAAAATATACAAATAAAGAGGGTTCCTCACGAATAGAATAG
- a CDS encoding YihY/virulence factor BrkB family protein: MNEVVTFGKELYSKMEQTDVFGLAAQLAYFFLLSLFPFLLFVLTLVGYLPIGEISIIEFVGTYAPPQINELINTNITQLVNERNGSLLSFSIIGTLWSASNGVNAIMRGFNRAYEVDEDRSFIISRLIAIVLTVAMVIIILTAFLLPIFGKMIGVYLFSFIGLSEGFITVWQALRWVVSSVVFFIVFLALYKLAPNKRIYFKNAIWGAIFATVFWQLTSLGFSYYVSSIGNYSATYGSLGTVIVLMIWFYLSGIILMMGGVINAVLRTEKLK, translated from the coding sequence GTGAATGAAGTGGTTACATTCGGTAAGGAATTATATTCAAAGATGGAACAAACGGATGTCTTTGGACTAGCAGCTCAATTAGCTTATTTTTTCTTACTCTCACTCTTCCCATTCCTCTTATTTGTTCTTACACTTGTAGGATATCTTCCTATTGGGGAGATATCCATTATTGAATTTGTTGGGACATATGCTCCACCTCAAATTAATGAATTAATTAATACGAATATTACGCAGCTTGTAAACGAACGCAATGGCAGTTTATTATCATTCAGTATTATTGGCACGCTTTGGTCAGCATCGAATGGTGTTAATGCAATTATGCGTGGATTCAACCGGGCTTATGAAGTGGACGAAGATCGTTCGTTTATCATTTCAAGACTAATTGCAATTGTACTCACAGTCGCAATGGTTATTATCATACTGACCGCATTCTTACTACCTATCTTTGGTAAAATGATTGGTGTATATCTTTTCTCATTTATTGGTTTGTCTGAAGGGTTTATTACCGTTTGGCAGGCGTTGCGTTGGGTAGTATCCTCTGTTGTTTTCTTTATTGTTTTCCTGGCCTTGTATAAGTTGGCTCCAAACAAGCGGATTTATTTCAAAAACGCTATTTGGGGAGCTATATTTGCTACTGTATTTTGGCAGCTGACTTCACTTGGTTTTTCCTACTATGTAAGTAGTATTGGCAATTACTCTGCTACCTATGGAAGTCTGGGTACAGTTATTGTTCTAATGATCTGGTTCTATCTATCCGGAATTATTCTGATGATGGGTGGAGTCATTAATGCTGTACTAAGAACAGAAAAATTAAAATAG